Part of the Osmerus eperlanus chromosome 22, fOsmEpe2.1, whole genome shotgun sequence genome, CAGGATCTACCCATACCACCTGACACCATACATGAAGCACAAGGCAACCCAGCACTTGAGAGGCCTCAAAGTCCAAGAGCAGAAGTCCTCACTGTACCTGTGACAATAAATGATGTAGAGGTAGGTAACTTGCTGTCTTAATTCTTTACTATTGGACTGGATTTCATCCGTGACTATTTATATGAACACAAGGGGGGTTGGCGGATCAGAGCAAATGCGTAACCACATGTCCTATTTGCTTTTCTGAATTGCAGGGGTACACCTCTGACTCGTCCAGTCATCATCAGAGTCTACATCCGACCAGCACTGAGACTGTAGAAAACCTTGAGAGAGCTCAAAGTCCAGGACTGGTTGTACTGCCTATACCTGGAACACAACATGATGTAGAGGTAACTTGTTCTTTCCTAACTTTACATAGAGGGGTTGGAGGACCTATCCAAATACATTTATCTGCTGTGTCAagggttttttcttttttttctatgaCTCATTGTTGTCTCTATCCTTGACTCTGGTTTGTTGTAGTAATGTGCAACTTGAATTAAAACCCAAGCAATTTCAATTAATTGTTCACCATTGTCATTTAAACAATAGTTATAAAAAAGTGTTATAGCATTTGCTTCCTGGTTTTAATAATTGTTTTAACAGGAGTGGAGGACTGTACGGCAACAACAAGACATTGAATACAATCTGTCATTGAGAGCTGACCAAGAAAAGGTATATTTTTTTGGAACATTTAACTGTAGGTATttgcctttcccctctgctcttctccttgTACACCAACGGCTGCACCTCAAGTCCCCAGGGCCTTTTATATTGTGTATATTAACTATATACATTATAATTTATTCTGCATACCTTTCCCCGTAGTAGTTGGCTTTGTACCTTGTTAGTATAGTTAGATTTGTTTAAACTTAACACCACTTATGTATCCCCATAcgcatgcaccttcctgccaacatcaattccttgtctgtgcaaactttcatggtgatTAAAATTTCTGAAGCTGATGGTTTTTATTTGATGACAGGATCAGAGCAGACGAGCTGTCTGCGACTACGAGGAGAGGCGTTTGAAGGTACTATCATCTCCGTAAGCATCTATTCAGTAGAAGGCACATATTCAACCTGTTACaaactcactgtctctcagacaATAGATGAGAGACTCATGAGGACAACTGAGGAACCTGCTGGTGGCATACCTCTGAAAGTCAGTTTTCCAGATGGCACAATGAAGATCAGACGGTTCCATACATCTGATCCTATGCAGGTAAACATTGTTGAATGTACAGATGTATAAATGCTTAATTTGCAAAAAAATTTTGATGTGATTCTTCTGGATTTGTAAAATTTGGCATTTTCCAACCAAAAACCATGACCCATCTGAAGCATGTAGATCTGTAAGGTTTTTCATCTCAAAtatgaaaacggcttttcaaaGAAAAGGCTGTGTTTTTACAGAAGGCAAAATCATTCAATTGAGTGCTTAGCATTCCGCACTGTATGAGGTTACCTAATTAAACCTCTGAACACATGATGACATTATGTAATATCATATCAATTTCCTCATCCCTACATAGACATGGTTTGTCCTTGTTGTCTAAATTGACCATCTACTGGTGCCTGCAAGCAGGCCTCATAACTCTAGAAACTAAAAACCTTAACATTTTACTACTCGCCCTCCACTGGTGTGTAAATGAGACTGCGTTACCTGCTACTGACTATACTATAAATATGGTACTATGTTACCCACATTTTGCATATAGTGCAATTGTATTTTTTGGTTTAAACACTATagttttatatatttaaaatatataaacaCAGCAAGGATGTCATGTCAAAACGGCAGTAATAAACCTTGATTGTCATTGTACTGATATTTTCCGGCTAGTAAATAAGTACATATTTTATTTCAGGCCTTGTTTGACTTTGTTGGATCACATGCCTCAGCCACTGAGTATTTTTACATCAGAGAAACTACGTCAGGCACCACAGTCATCAACATGGTGTCTGGGACTCTTCTGGACCACAacatcacctctccattgaacctCCATGTTCGATGGATGGACATGGAGGAAGTGCAGGTGAATAATATAATACAAGTAGTGGGGTGGGTATTTATCACTTGTGTTTTGGACAGCCTCATTTATGTTTCTGTGAAATAAATTTTAACACAGGATTTGCAATGACTCATGTGTAACGTACCTTTTGGTATTAAAGCAGCAGTTACAACTTCATTCAACACTTGTTTAATGCATTGCATGCTAGACCTCAAAGCTCATTTACCAATTTGAAAGTGTGATTTGGTTAACATTGTTGTGGATAGAACTAAATTAGATTACCTTTGAATTAAAATTTACTTTTTTGAAAGTAAAGATTTACAAAGGTGTTAAGTTTTAGCTCCGAAATCAATGTAATAGATGTAATCTTTTATCTTTGTGTATTTACAACTTATCACTTTCTGAAGACCATTTACCAGCAGCAAAACAGTTTCTGCTGAAGTGCCTGATTTGATGGAGGTTGTCCAAAGTGATTTTGGGCCTACACAGTGTGGACCTGCAGAGGAAATCTACATAGATTACCTTGACATCATGCTAGAGACTGAGATGTCAGAGCCAGATGAGATGCAGCTAACGGATAACATCGAAATTCAGTGAGTTGTACATATTTTGTTGTAGCGTTTCCAGTCTATGGTCAGTTGTTTCTAGATGAAAATATAGATTTTGGCATGTGACTTTGAATGCATTTGGGGGGGCTGGACTTTACTGCATTTTAATATTTAcaatattaaaatgtttgcagATGCACAGAAGATTTTGACTGTTCCCCAAAAGAAATTCTTTTGGAACTTGGGAAAAATATTAACTACAACTTGAGCTGCAGATTTAACATCAACCGAAACAATGTACTCGATGGTGCATTTAGAGCATTCAACCGGAAATCATACAATCCATTTAAGAGAATTTCTGTTAAGTTTTCTGATGAAACTGGACATGTTGAGGAAGGAATAGATTTGGGAGGTCCAAGACGAGAGCTTTTAAGTCTACTAATGGAAGACATTGAGCGCTCCCCGATGCTGACAGGTCCAGATGGACAAAAAAAACCTTGCTCTTGACTCGATTGGTGAGCCCTTTTGTCTACATTTTCAGTTAACATTTTCATTTCAGTAGCACTGGCAAAAGATGGAATGGTTGCCTtggaagttttgaataaaatgaagTAATCATGGATAATTGGCTATTACATGTAAGACTACTTTGGAGTAATGTTATCATGTCAATTTTACTCTCCAGCTGTCAGAAGACAAGTACTATATCATGGGGAAGGCTATATCAGTCAGTATGGTTCATGGGGGGCCATCACCGGGATTCTTTTCTCCCACTTTATTTGATTGCATTGTGAAAGATAACGTCTCACCCACCATCGATGATGTGCACGACCTTGACTTGTTAGCTAAAATCATACAGGTAATTtcagtttatttttttattttttacttgaccTATTCGTGCTAAAATATCTGATTTTGCCAGGTATCAGAGGCCAAGTCCATGGAGGAGTTGCGTTCAGTTGTGTCCAGTCACAGTGACTACCTGTCTAATGCAGGCTGCCTACGAGCTGTAAAATGTCTGGAGGACAAAGACCTGCTTTTGCAGGACATCCTCCAGTTCCAAGTCGTAAACCGACTCCATGGTCCACTCGAACGGTATAATTGAGCATTGTTTTAAAAGTGCTGTTTGTCGATTTGAGCTCTAACATTGGAACTAACATTCATTGTAAAGCAACCAGCGTACAAATGCTGTAAATTTTCATTTATCCCATGAAAGATATTTATACGGGATAATGATTCCCTGCACTATGCAGTGCCTGGTTACACAGTAACACAACGTGAAATGTTTAAGTTCTgttcttacagtacacaattttAGTTTGCTTTTCAATGATACATTTGTATAATGTGACAATTCAGGCTTGAGCTCACTCACCTACTGGATCTATCCACTTTTAATTCTTCAAGGTTCAAGGAAGGCCTGAGGACATTAGGATTGTTGGAGGAGGTTGTCAAACAGCCAGAAGCCTTTCGTCCTCTCTTCTGCAGCCCACCACAGACCCTTAGCGCAGATGGTCTCGATCACCTGTTTGTCATCTGTTTTTCCAGTGCAGGAAGTAACAGACGAGTACAGGAAAACATTGCTGTGGGCTTTTGGAGAGACTACCTTCTAGATGCAGAGGGCAAGTAATAGATCAGTTTGCTTTTTATTTAGTTTACCATAATTTTACCAGGCAAGTTGGGCCTGCCCGTGCATAGCTTGAATGTCACACACATGATCCAAACCCCGGCCACTGAGGAGTTAGACACACTACAGCTCGCTGACGCTTAACTTAATACTCTAGTGCATGATTCTGAACACCACTTAAACCTGCACTATAACTTTTTGAAAACCcccccaaaatatatatataaactgtgTAAATGGTAGGAACTAGTATATTGGATCCAGTGGTTGAAAAATACTAATTTGACTgccgtattttccggactataagGCACACTTAAAAGCctttaattaaaataaaaaataaaaactgagCTTTATAATCCAGAGCGCTTTATATATGAAAAAGATCGAAAATGGACCATTCATTGACAGTGCGCCTGAGTGCGAACAATACGGTAATACAAACTATAGACGACAATAAAATGGCTAAATCGACATCAACTTGAAAATAATGCATATCATGGACAAATTAATAATGtgcattttcagaaattggTTATTGTCCCTGTATTACCATGTTCAGTAATAACTAGTATAAGGCTGACAGGATCACTTTATGGAAAGTTGCATAGGGCAGCTTGAATTGGCTTCCTTATAACATTTCTTTCTTTACAGAAGGTAACTCCCCCTGCTCGTTGGAGGAAATTCTAATGTTTGTGACTGGATGCAGTGCGCTACCTGCCATTGGCTTGAAGCCGGAACCATCCATCGAGTTCCTGCACACTGACGGTCTTTTACCTGGGGACACTCAACAGAGGGCGAAGTTTCCACAGCAAACACATGTGTGAACTGCTTGCGTCTACCTTTGCACAAGGATTACACTGCCTTTAAGTACAATATGGACTTTGGTATTTGCAATACACAGGGCTTTGGTCAAGAGTAGGGCTTAGAATGAAATGGTATAAGGAAACTGTCAATAGGCTTTTTGTTTTTTGGTACTGTTCATCTTTAATTCACAAATTCAAACCAAGTTTTTGTTTCTGAACCTCACACGTAATTTACAATTGtacaaaaatgttgttcaaCTAAATGTGACGGAAGGGTTGTACAATAAAAGTGATCACCTAGATCTATGAATCAAGCACATTGCAAGGCAAATCTAAAAAGAGAGCATAGACATGCATTAGTCATGTGATTCAAGGCAGTCCCCTGGCTGGCTCATTCAACTTATTAGAAATTTCAGTGCAGCATGTTTGATATTTCACTTTCAAGTCCACAATTCCCTCTATAGCCCTCAAAATGTCTTGCTGTTGTTGGTGGTTAAGATTTACATTGAGTTGTTGGACAACTACAGCTGGGAACTGTTCTTCTATGTCAGTTCGAAAGTTGTTGATGCCATGTTGTGCTAGAAGGGCCTCTAAACTGTCCTCCCTATATGGGTCATCACCAAATACGTTGTTGATGGGAGTGCTGTCTGCCTCTATGTTGGTCAGCATGCCCTCTGTCCAGATCTGTGAGGGTGTTCGGTTGTTTTCTGTCCTTAGACTGTGCTGATTCCATGCCTCTCTAAACATGTTCAACCTACGTTGAATTTCTGGTAGATAGGTCAGGTGTAGTGATAACTTGTGGATGTCATTTTCTGGATCTAGTATGGCAGCATCCTCTAGGCTGTAGAATTCATTGTAGAAGTAGTGTAGAACTTGCAGGAACACGTCTCTCCAGAGGCGCTCTATCCTCTGGTTGTGAACAGATTCCCCTGTTATGTGACTACTGCGCTCTACACCCTGGACAATATTCATGAACAATGCTACTTGTGTGTTCTCCCCACCATGATCAGAGCGAACTCTGGATGGGAGTCCATACAGGCATGTTGCCTTCAAGAACTGTGTAAGTACAGTGACAGCTTTGTTGTTTGTATTACAGTTTAGGTATGTTACTAGGCGTGAGTATCCATCTATGGCTCCATGAACAACTAAGCCCCACCTGTAAAGGAAAAACTATTGGTCAACAAAATTAGTACTTCTCAGTTATATACAATACATCTTTAATGGTGCCATTTGTAGAATATGAGAAGAAACAAACTAGTTTCTCTTTCCAGCTGACCATCTTATAAATGCTGAATTTCTGATAATCAGGGAATACATGTTCTACAGCTTTTGGAAGCTGGTTACTGAAGAAGAAAGTAGTTTGCTTGGTACAACAGTGCATATTTAATTGTCAAATACAACTGAATACCTGATGAGACGCATGTTTCCATCCATATGCCACAGACTGTTGGGATATGGCACATGGTATGTTCTTCTTGCCACGGTAGCACTCCATCTTCGCGCAGCAGCCGCTGGGTCAATATAAGTCAGCATCGCTCTCACTCTGTCGTGTTACAAAGAATCCTGCTCGCAGCAATGCCCTCATCATCTGAAACCACAGGCAACTTACACCTttggtaaaacatttttttactaAATTGACGTGTTTTGATAGAAAATTGAATCTTCATTCCCCAAGGTGGCATTAAATATATCAGAAATAATAGTCAAACATAATTAATTATGAATGAGCTAAAAGGAAAATGTCTCTGCAGTTGTATTTACATTAGTAATCATGAATCAGTCATTTACAACAGTGATAGATATTTGCAACATTGGTAAGGTATTGGATATCTATTTTAATCAATTTAATGTCACCTTAGTGAAACTCTATCTAAAACATTAATAACCCTAGGTGTTCTTAAACATTTGAGCGGTAGTGCATGAACACTGTCTATTTATTAATGCTAACAAAAAGGCCAACAAACTTTCAGAATGAAAACGTGTAGGCTAGCCTACATCACACGGGCCAGGATGCTAGAATATGTTACAAAAATACTGATTAGTTATAATACACTTATAACAATGTCACCTCATTTCCAGATCTCGGAAACTGTCTTTGAAGTCTTCTTATATGATCTTCAAGTTCCTCATTGGTTATGGTTCTTGACCTGGAACTCCTAATTGGTAATCCAAGCGCTCTGGTTTTCTGATATAAAAAAGATGCTGAACATTTCAGCAGCTGTCCCATCCGCTTGACTGTAGCCTTGACCCACGAGGAACTGTATTTGCTGCCTTTTTATGGCAATTTTAGGTCTCCCTCGCTGGCCTGAGAACATAAGTTAGAGATACAAGTTGGGCAGAGATGGTCAGGAAACGTTAGCAACTAATGTAGCTAATAAAGACAATACTGTAAAGTCAAGGTAGATAACATCGGCGCTCGACAGCTAGCAAGCTATCTTAAGTAATAACCTACAGGGATCTCTAATACAAGGTATATTTGGCTAACCACCATATTACCATTGTACGAGTAATGTTATTCTAAAAGTGAAATCCAAACGTTACCTGAGGGCATACGAGGGGCTGAAAAGGCGTCTTCGCTGTGCTCTCCTGACATCGcatgtgtggtggtgatgagagCTCGGAGTTCTTCAAGGCTAGCAAAAGGTTCTTGCATTGTCTCCACCGATAAAATACCGTCCAGTCTTCTTAAATTCACAAGTGATGACTCAATCGGCATCAATCGTGCGTGGCTTATGTTAGCTTGTTGGAAAGCTCTTTCTAATGCTCTgcattttcgtcctatttcttCAATTACACATAGGTGTGCCATTTCTCAAATCGGTTCGTTGATATTTTCTCTGTGGTGCTGTCTTCTGTGAGGTGTGGTCTTCAGCAGCTaaattgcatgttaactagatatcttcagaagctaatttgcatgttaactagatatcttctaaagctaatttgcatgttaactagatatatTTAGAAGctcatttgcatgttaactagatatcttctaaagctaatttgcatgttaactagatatcttgttggcaatagttactagtacttattggTTTCGGGATATGtcggaatagttactagtaactaaaaaataggtactagtatctaatgaaaacttactagtaaaacgggaatagatactagtaactattggattagttactagtaactaaagaatagttactagtatctaatgaaagttactagtaaaacgggaatagatactagtaactattggattagttactagtaactaaagaatagttactagtatctaatgaaagttactagtaaaacgggaatagatactagtaactattggattagttactagtaactaaagaataagtactagtaactttaaaatagtgactagtacgtttgtagaaataaatgttaaaacggcttgccatattagagtggagggcagcttcggatgtcgttgagaaaatatttctagtttgccagcattgccacaattctcgctcttcatgcttcatttttggatcaatagatagctaattttgtgctggtcgtagacagttgtctgttgaatccaacagacgtacacatttgttcagagccccacgaaagcgagacaaagtccaactctcgccccatagagtccaatgcaaatctggtgacaaaatcgtcagagaaagcaaaaagaacaagattttgaaactgccggtagagtcgtatttctgaccgcacagacatataaaggacatctctggtttcggcagagtcttggggctcggaaaatatccttattttttggattggacgtctagttttgcgtctaggttaacttgtttgaggtgtggattctagctacactTCTGTtactctctgccctcagcgcgttagcaatcatagctgcaccatcaccgtggcaacgacggacacgcaccactcagtctctcacacaggtgatttgtattagctgattagtggagtcgcAACAcggagctattcagtcaactcgtctcattaaaagactaagagcactataatttcagctactaaaacgaatatactacttacatttagtaattttacttctactacttctacagtttaacagttcagcttctcccgcattgtaggctatttaagctcttagcttttttagatgatgcagttcagcttccacactgcctcttgaaattctactatttcttcgattgcttcacaacgtttaaacttattctcccgcattgtatttaagcacttagctttgttagatgatccagtttagcttccacactgcctcttttgtgtgactcacacatttttgaaattcatttcagcttgcgggtattttctaattctgtagcctattttcagaaattttaaaacaaataattcatctttcagcattccaacgcattttctgcaggaaatgcactttctagttcaacttcttattattctatttcttccgtgacacctttcagcgccttcaaatcttcagctgttaaaaccgttcagctatcaaaaaattcagcagtttcaggctatgactgctatatcttttcagctttgtacctcttatgcttgaattaatataaatcaatattaataatattttttacatggttttccaatggagtttttttcaaatcctctcaatcctcttaaacttcttcaactttcaaatccttcttcttcctcaatcttttagctacagccaccatttaaactttaaaatgttgaaaaaaccctaaactattttttttaattcagctttttgatatcaaatcaacttttttcaatatcactgattatgtttcattactttttcaagccgtttctgagatctacatgggtgtgtacgtgaaagcctcggggagcttcgaaatcagtttcaaaaagtatttctagtttgccagcttTGCCACAATTtccgctcttcatgcttcatttttggatcaatagatagctaattttgtgctggttgtagacagttgtctgttgaatccaacagacgtacacatttgttcagagccccacgaaagcgagacaaagtccaactctcgccccatagagaccaatgcaaatctggtgacaaaatcgtcagagaaagcaaaaagaacaagattttgaaactgccggtagttattcgctctgccctcagcgcgttagcaatcatagctgcaccatcaccgtggcaaccacacagacatgtgccactcagtctcttacacagttgattggtattagcttattagtggagtcacacgacagtttgatagtatttcaaccgtatacaatttacaagaggtgactcattagatgctgctaatatctctattactactattgctaatggaactgttttgttctactacgccattgagtgcgtttacttgaggatgagaaacccgattactagcaattgtcggtttatgccaataatacgattactccgtttacatgtgtaattacttatgcgattactcaataaacgcgtctacatgattatttttattaatcgttgtatgctccacggacaaaacttgcaccatcatccttctgcaacaaagtgtcgctgtgtcttcctgtatcggccctactgctgtatgtttcattcaatcaacacattgaatcctactaagaaagccgagtaaacgcactcaatgataggctaaatttgctactgctattactatcccaactataatttcagctgttaagactaatattctttttatggctagctagcctaggcctacttcttcttcttctgtttaacagttcagctttaagcttctcccgcattgtatttcagctcttagcattgttagatgatgcagttcagtttccacactgcctcttttgtgtgactcacacatttttgacattcatttcagcttgcgggtattttctcatttctgtattttctgcaatttaaaaaaaataatttaatctttcagcattccaacgcattttctgcaggaaaggCCTTTCTAGTtgtcaacttcttagttcttacgccgttttttgtcctttaactagtcctgcatactttcaccgattcctacaattttggaatcaaaacgttcagctccttcaggagatgggtgctatgacttttctaatttctcacttttatacttttttatgtattaaggtttttgtgcaaattattctcccattaaaagtaatggtaaatactTTCAAataattaaaaagcttcctctttcaaacgtaactacttcagcatactttcagctagagacaccattcaacctttaaaatgttcacaagacattcagctattcccaaatgattcagtttTTTCAAATATTCTGCCAATTTTGaattgacagtttgaaataaattaaaatgtttgctccttgatttttatgaacgagcagcaagcagagtggcacacttctgcctgctctttttctgacattcaactaaattgtcaaacaaattcctctaacgttcatatagtttaatttacagaaacaagttataccttaaaatgtaggaaaaattgtcctctttcagccaatgtaactactacaCTACTAAACTACTGCTCACAttgac contains:
- the LOC134009125 gene encoding uncharacterized protein LOC134009125, with product MISLNLVGFELAKVDKGKKIKKVQANSVRALKKVMGKSRLYIVPCAEVGQTQDLPIPPDTIHEAQGNPALERPQSPRAEVLTVPVTINDVEGYTSDSSSHHQSLHPTSTETVENLERAQSPGLVVLPIPGTQHDVEEWRTVRQQQDIEYNLSLRADQEKDQSRRAVCDYEERRLKTIDERLMRTTEEPAGGIPLKVSFPDGTMKIRRFHTSDPMQALFDFVGSHASATEYFYIRETTSGTTVINMVSGTLLDHNITSPLNLHVRWMDMEEVQTIYQQQNSFC
- the LOC134008518 gene encoding G2/M phase-specific E3 ubiquitin-protein ligase-like, whose protein sequence is MEELRSVVSSHSDYLSNAGCLRAVKCLEDKDLLLQDILQFQVVNRLHGPLERFKEGLRTLGLLEEVVKQPEAFRPLFCSPPQTLSADGLDHLFVICFSSAGSNRRVQENIAVGFWRDYLLDAEEGNSPCSLEEILMFVTGCSALPAIGLKPEPSIEFLHTDGLLPGDTQQRAKFPQQTHV
- the LOC134009126 gene encoding uncharacterized protein LOC134009126 — protein: MLTYIDPAAAARRWSATVARRTYHVPYPNSLWHMDGNMRLIRWGLVVHGAIDGYSRLVTYLNCNTNNKAVTVLTQFLKATCLYGLPSRVRSDHGGENTQVALFMNIVQGVERSSHITGESVHNQRIERLWRDVFLQVLHYFYNEFYSLEDAAILDPENDIHKLSLHLTYLPEIQRRLNMFREAWNQHSLRTENNRTPSQIWTEGMLTNIEADSTPINNVFGDDPYREDSLEALLAQHGINNFRTDIEEQFPAVVVQQLNVNLNHQQQQDILRAIEGIVDLKVKYQTCCTEISNKLNEPARGLP